Within the Lacerta agilis isolate rLacAgi1 chromosome 15, rLacAgi1.pri, whole genome shotgun sequence genome, the region CCATCTGTGTATGGGAGATTTTCACCCACAACCCAGAGCTcctgaaccaccaccaccacctttcccaTTGCACCCCCTGAAATCTGTTCTAGAAAGCTGGCAAGGAGAACTTCTGAAATATCACCAAGAGCTGTCCTCAAGACAAAAAATCTGGAGAGTTCTGGCAGCGGCGGAGGAGgccgctcgggcacctggggtggcgcaCACTGGCCATAGGGGCAGGGCGCACCACAGGGCCTctagagtctgcctgcctccacccactcagccaccctacagctgggtgGGAGGCAATGGGCGGACCATTttggcagcatggagcctgcatgCGCCCAAGCCATCGCGTCTCTCCCAGAAGAGATGCATGGATTGGCTCAGGcagctgcaggccccgcggtgagtgccacccggcattttgtcacccccctcagtggtgacacccggggtggaccgcacctACAGCACCCCCATTCCTCCGCCCCTGAGCTCTGGTGCCCTacgaagggctgtagctcagtggctgagcatttcctttgcaggcagaaggtcccaagtttaatcccccagcatctccaagcagggctgagaGAGATATCCGTctgaaatccttttttaaaaaaataattttatttttcattttcacattttacaAGCATTTTTAACGAGAAAAACAGAACCTTTACGaatttaatttgcatttcccacaacttccctcccctcctttctgtgGTTATTTGATTTATATCTTTTTATTACTGCACATCCAATTCAAACGTATTTACTAATTTTCCTTCGTCTTGCCCTTTAATTATCTCTTACCGCATGTGTTTATATCAACCCTGCTAACGTTTTAATTTGTTTATATAATGTATCTTCAAACAAtcaataaattttccccattctgcttttaaaaagtctctcattttgatttcttattcttccgggaAGCTTTGCCATTTCTGTGTACTCCATCTATTTTAGTTGTCAGTCCTCTTTGGTTggaactgtttcttctttccatctttgggcataAATCATTTGGACAGCTGTGGTGGTGTACATaaacaatttttgttgttgttgttcattgggTACCTCTCCACCAATTATACCTAGAAGAAAAGCTTTTGGTTTTATCACAAAAGTTATCTCcagcatttttttcaactcattataaatcatttcccataaaGCTTTTGCTAACTTATATGACTGAAGTCCTGGAGAGTCATTGCAGCAAGCCAGTGTGGCCAAAACTAAAGTAAATggatccatattttttttaaaaaaagaaaaggtaaaggactcctggacatttaagtccagtcaagggcaactttggggttgcagcgctcatctcgcttttcaggcctagagagccagcgtttgtccacaggcagctttccatgtcatgtggccagcatgactaaaccacttatggtgcaacaggacaccatgatggaaaccagagcgaacggaaatgccgtttaccttctcgctgcagcagtacctatttatctacttacactggcgtgctttcaaactgctaggttggcaggagctgggacagagcaacaggagctcactccgtcgtggggattcaaaccacagccacccgcgtccctgtaaaTGGATCCATAGTCTGACCTGATACAAAGCATCCTCCTTTCTTCCCAGGAATGCATGCAAGACTCTTACATTCTTGACTGTTTCTTTCTCGCTCCAGACTGATATTTTTTGCATCACAGCCTCTGTATTGGTCATCCTTTCTGACTGCATTCATTTGCCAAACTtgtttcttctcttctcctctcttgtaacagctGTTCATTTCCCCCTGTTTTCCCTTACAGGCTGTTTTCACATGTATGCGACCCCTTTCTCGATGACCCCCTGCCTCGGGAGTACGTCCTCTACCTGCGTCCCACCGGCCCCTTAGCGCAGAAGCTCTCCGACTTCTGGCAGCAGTCGAAGCAGCTGTGCGGGAAGAACAAAGCTCACAATATCTTCCCCCATATCACGCTCTGCCAGTTCTTTATGGTGAGTTGGTCCTTTCCCCTTCTTTGCTGTCTCTGTCCTCTCATGCATCTGGTTGAATTCTAAGGGCGAAACTGACCCATGATGCTGTGAAGTGCAAAAAGCGACTGGAGGAATGAAGCGACTCAGCCTGCATTGATCTGTGGGCCAAAGTACTTGGCTCCTGCAGATGTCCTGTTTGTGGAGCACGCGTCCTCACTGACTTACACAAAGCTTCTGAGGAGGTTAGACCATGCCTGGTCTTCACTGAgcctttgttctgatttgcttccAAAGGAGGTTATACGACAATGAGTATTTCTTCCTGATGTGTGTTCCTGCGTCTTCTTGAGGGTTTCTCACAGGCGTCtccttgaccactgtgagaacaggatgggggactagatgggccattggcctgatccagcaggctctccttatgttcttatagcTACAATAAGTTGTACCCAACTGCTTACGGCAGGCTTTCTGGACTATGCTACTGTCCAGTTTACAAAGTAGCTGGCAGATCTTGGCCAAAGTGGAACATTCAGCTTTTGAAGACTCCAGTTGCTTGCGACAGCAATTGGTTAGTCCATGGAGTGTCCACACTGAGCTGTCATCTGAATAGGTTTCCCTGACTTTCCACCAAGAAAGGACATTTGTCCTCTCTATAAGAAATGGGCAGGGCGAGTAGGACTGGCTTCTCTGTGCATCTCTTAATTATCTTCCACCTACAGGAAATATTGAAAAACACTACCTAGATAAAGTTCTCTTAactttatactttttttttttggtattgtgGTCATGCACGCCTGGGTGTCGGTATGAAAGTAACAGCCATGGAAACTTCACCTGGTAGACcactgcattttggtttgcatgCTATGGCAATGCAGTGAGTGGGTTGCTAACTGAAAGACGTGGGGGGAATAAGGCAAGTGTAACAGGAgctctagtccaacaacatctggaggaaactcTGTTGGCTACCCTTGGGCTGCAGAATCTTGGGACAATCCAACTAACTGATTTGGGGGGTTTAAAAGGTACACGCTTCCAGTGCTCATGGTGCATAGGTTCATGGCCTCTCAACTGACCACAGTCTCTTGGCAGTGCGAAGACAGCAAAGTCGAGGCACTCTGTGAAGCTCTCCATGCTACTGTGACCCGGTGGCggtgcaagttccccatccctttgcCCCTGGAGCTCTACACCTCGTCCAACTTCATTGGGCTCTTTGTCAAGGAGGACAGTGCCGAGATCCTCAAGAAATTTGCTGCAGACTTTGCAATGGAAGCCACTTCTAAAGCCGGTGGGTGCTCAGGACAGGATGCAACTTCTTTAActattatcttttatttttttatttctttaatgcaAGATGTTTCTGTTCCACCTTTTAGACTTCTTTGCATTTATGATTTTTAAAGCCTCCCAGGGTAGTTTACAAAGTTGGGAAAGCCCCTATAAAGTTTGGAGCCAAGGTATCTCAAGGAGTGCTTGCTCCCATATGAACCTCCCCATGCTCTTAAGACTGGTGTGGGGCACTTTTAACCCTCcggaagttgctgaactacaattcccaccacccctggccattgagcatagttgctggggctgatgggagttgtagttcagcaacatctggaagactaaAGTTTCCCACCACCTACTTCTAAGATCAGTCGGTGAGACGTCTCTCCTGGGTCCACCCATCTGTTAAGAGCAGTTGAGTAGTGAACAGAGAAtggggccttttctgcattggCACCCACTCATAGAACATTCTTAGTTCTGTACGCTGCTTGCTCACATTTACGATCTTTCTGCACCAGGCTGAAATGTTTTACATATCCAGGTCAGTTTGTTGCAAGAGTGGCTGGCAGGGAGGGGCAGAACTGCAGACCTGGCCTCCTGACAGCAATATACCAGTGCTCTCAATGTGTCTACTACACTATCCTAACTTTGCTGCTGTCCTCATGCTGTCCCAGAACACTGTAGCAACGCTGGTGCCGAGAAGCAGATCCATGGTGCCAGGTGAGGTATTGGAATAAAGTCTGACCACCAGgatgccaccacaaaaaaggccctgTCTTTGGAAGTTCTTGCCTAACTTTCTGAAGGTGCAAGGACACCTGGTGGAGGGCAGCTTCTTGTAATGGGGGGGCAGTCTTTTAGTTACAGAGGCTCCAGGCTCCATGCTGTATAATATGCCCTTCATAACACAAGTAAATGGCCTTTTATCTTTCCGACATCTAACCAGTTTGCAGTTATTCCCACCTTCACCATGTTTTCAATATGCAGTTTGGCTCACTTGCTGGAGCCCTCTGCTGGATCCACTACCCCACTTTCTCCACTTCTGGCAGTTCATTTGCTCTGTAGATTGCCTAGGGTGGTTTACATGCAGTgaagtttctgcatgtgctgagattatatatattctgttttatgcactgtatttagtttttttttgttttttgcatttttgtaattgCTTCAgctacacaaaaataaataatattcacaATCCAAAAAATAAACAGATTGTACAATGGGGCTTCCAGTCTCTGGACGTGTCCTGTGTGGCTCCTTCTATTTTCCAACACTTTGCGATGCAAAATATCAAGGGTCAGTCCCAAGAGAACAGACCCTTTtcgcttttctttttttgagctcCTGGAGATCTGAACTTTCGTTCTTGAGCTAAGAGAGAGGTGCCCCACTGTGTTCTGCCTCAGCCCTCCTACTCTCATTGcttcaaaagaaaaacagaatctATACTTCCTCTGATTCATTATCTCCTGAGAAGGAAGCTGACATTTCGGCAGTTCTTTAACCTTTCTGACAGATGCGTGTTTGTTCTGTGCTTGGAATGCTGGTGCTTCCTGCATCCTCTCGGTGTCTCAGGATGCCTGTAAACAAAAACCCTTTCGTTGATGagcaagggatgggggagaagtgccgttcagtttgcattgaaaggcaaagTTCTCTCatgtgcactttctgaaacaggcaGACCGAAACTCAGCCGTGCTTTGgaatttgcacatctctgaaaTTTTGCAACGCAGCTCCCAGAAATGCACAGgataaaatatacataaaaatgcatatatatatatatatatatatatatatatatatatatatatatatatgcatttttgtatttcatattcactattagggaaaattgctttgcaaaatgtctATGCAGGGGGGGTgtaaatgtgtacattaggaaagatttgtgctaaaatgctggtgaattgcACATAGAATTAccattcccagagtcccctgtgtagagagatttttatttatctgtcgaatccccacaacaaccctgtgaggtgggggTAGACTGAGAAGCAGtcactagcccaaagtcacccccTGAGCTTCATAGCCGAGTAGGAATCTGGCCTCTcaggtctgtgaggggaatggaaGTTTCCAGAAAACTCCCAGAAGAtaacacttcccaggattccttgtggggtagccatgactgtttgagGGGGCATGATACTGCGTTAAATGCATAGTGCGGATGGGGCCTTAATCATCTCTTACaaggcttattttttatttaaaaaaataaggaatgTCTTCAATAGGTGTTGAAAAGACAACAAAAACATCCCAGGAGCACCTGACTCACCAGCGCTGAGCTAGGCTGACTTGGCTGATATCCAATTCACCCATCGTCCCAGTGGCTCCCAACTGATCACAGATTTCCAATTTGCAGATGTCCACGTGGAACCCCACAAGAAGCAGCTCCACGTCACACTGGCTTACCACTTCCAAGCCAGCCACTTGCCGACGCTCGAGAAGTTAGCTCAGAGCATAGACGTCAAGCTGGGCTGCGACTGGGTGGCCGCAATATTCTCCCGGGATATTAGATTTGCCAATCATGAGGTAAGTGTGGGACTCCTTGTCCCCCTTAGGGGAAATGAAGGCGGTTTCTGCGTTTGATTCAAAACATGCAGCGAGGGTGGGCTCCCGGGGTGAGAGTTATTCATGCAGGAGGATCCATGTCTGCTGTAATATAAAGTAGGCACAGGCAAGTtgtggctccaaaggtttaatcCAGATCACGAGGTCTGTCCTTCTGTCTCAACCCAGTGCCCATCCACATAAGATGTAGAAGCACTAGGGTAGGGGGGGCAGCCACTACTGGggaaagatatatatttttggttggttggttggggaAGAGCCATTGCTTAGCGTGTGCTCTTCATAAACAAGGTCCCCTAGTTCAGTCCCGAacatctccaggtcaggctggTCAGGTCCCCTTTCTGAAAATCTGGAGGTCCACTTCTAGGCATTGTAGCCAATCTGAGCTGAATAGACCAATGACTTGCAACAAGGCAGTTTCTGATGTTCTTCTGCTCATTCATTGTTGGCTTAAGGCTTTCCCCTTCTCCACCCCTTACAGACCCTCCAGGTGATCTACCCATACGCCCCACAGAACGATGACGAGCTGGAGCTCGTCCCGGGGGACTTCATCTTCATGTCTCCTGTGGAGCAAGTCACCACCAGCGAAGGCTGGATTTACGGCACTTCGCTGGCCACAGGATGTTCTGGGCTGCTGCCCGAGAATTACATCACCAAAGCAGACGAGTGTGGCACATGGGTGTTCCATGGGTAAGAGGTCTGATCCTGCTTGCATGGGTGGCAAGGGCTTTTATTGTGGATGAGTCTGCCACTAGAAGGTCACAGCATGGTGGTAGGGAAGCTCAAGCTGACTCACGGATGAAGGGAAAACAAGTCATTTTCGGTTCAGGCATCAATTTTTGACTATGATTATGattactatatttatttatttatatctcccTAGTCAGATTTAGTCCTTTGACATTCATGCACCTATCTAACGTAGGTTCATTCATTTAAGTGGGTCTTCTCTCACTGTCAATGTAAACCAATGAACGAATAGAAAGGGGACCTgcccaagtgacgctgacacaaaaacctcacGCATAAACCAATtttgaaaaaaagggaaaataatatGTAAATTTACCAGCCActctctcctcccacctctcttccccttcaACCCTGTACTAGATACAGCATTGTCTAACATTGAACATAACTCAGAGACTCTTATGatctaaaaaagagagaaagaaagagacacaCTGCGTTCTTTTGTaattcaagaaaatatttaataaaaattatttccaaaagaagaagaaaaaagaacttaGTAAACTGCAACCCAGAAATCCTGGCTGATTATCTCACCCAGAGTCTGCCCAGTCCTTTTGTAAGATGCCTTGTACGTGCTTTATTATGGGGAAAGTGGGCTGTAATTAATTAAATAGATGAAATGTGTGTTGCATCCACAAAAAAAACATGTGTCTGTTTTGACAGGTCATATTCCATTCTGAACGCCACTTCATCCCCCTCCCTCCTGATGTTCACTGACGGAGTGATGGATCGGAGGTTGCAGGAGGACCAAGGACCAGGGGATACTGGGCCCCTCACAATCTTTTGCCAGAGTATGCAGGTAAGGTTCATCTTCACCTTTACCTGCCTCCAAGGCAGGCCGAAACACCAgaaggggagaaaggaagggtTGTTATTTATCATACTAAGGTGTTGCTTTTTTTAACCTCATCCTCAGCCCTTAAGGATCGCCAACCCACCTGGGCCACAGAAGAGGTGCCTTTTCGTTTGCCGACATGGCGAAAGGATGGACGTTGTGTTTGGGAAATACTGGCTCTCACAGTGTTTTGATGCCAAAGGTGAGTttgtttctgtcacagtgttttaCTTCTTTAATTGGGAGACATCCAATGCCATGCGAGCAGACATTAGTTCGCTAGGAATAGAGGAGGAATCTGCACTACTGAACTTTCAAAGTGGACTCCAATCAGACCAATCGTCCTCTTCAGAATCTACAGTCTGGTAGATTCCattacagggacccaggtggcgctgtgggttaaaccacagagcctagggcttgctgatcagaaggtcagcggctcgaatccctgcgacggggtgagctcccgttgctcgctcccagctcctgccgacctagcagttcgaaagcacgtcaaaagtgcaagtagagaaataggtaccgctccggcgggaaggtaaacggcgtttccgtgtggtgctctggttcaccagaagcggcttgtcatgctggccacatgacccggaagctgtatgccggcttcctcggccagtaacgcgagatgagcactgcaaccccagagtcggacacgactggacctaatggtcaggggtccctttacctttagatttcATTACAAGTTCAAGGGATGCATGCTGCCTCCATTCCccacatcctttttttttaaagttgtaaagTAGGGTATTTGGTCTTCAATTGCCCCCCAACCCAAGTGGTTAATGCATACTAGGGCTTTTGAACTCTGCACACTTTGAATGCATAGAGAGCAGCTCTTCTTGGGAACGACAAGACGTATTGACGTTCTCTCACTCTCAGGAGGAACTGTATTGGGGTGCGGATCTAGCTACCCTCAGGTAAACaccctggaactccctgctgcaggatCTTCTCCCTCTCTGGAACGTCACACAACCTTCTAAATGTTTTGTTGCCTCTCTTGGATGGCTGGGGGAACTCACATTACAATTTGAGAACTGCTACTTGAAGGACATACACTTGGGGGAAATCACctaattttttttcctccttgctcTCTGTGTCTCCTGACAGGAAGGTACATGCGGACAAACCTGAATATGCCTCACAGCCTACCTCAACGGAGTGGTGGTTTCAGGGATTATGAAAAGGATGCCCCCATCACTGTGTTTGGCTGCACTCAAGCACGGCTTGTTGGTAAGCTCCCCCCGTTGGGGAacggtatttttctttttctattagaggtggtgctgtggtctaaaccactgagcctcttgggcttgctgatcagaaggtcggcggttcaaatccccgcgatgaggtgagctcctgttgctcagtccctgctcctgccaacctagcagttcgaaagtacgccaaaagaaaagaagtgcaagtagatttacccggcgggaaggtaaatggtgtttccgtgcgctgctctggtttcaccagaagtggcttagtcatgctggccacatgacccggaagaactgtctgcggacaaacggctcccttggcctataaagcgagaagagcgcctcaaccccagagttgtctgcgactggacttaactgtcaggggtcctttaccttctttatGGGTACTCATAACTTGTCTCCTTGAGAGTTTTGGGTTCTagtctctcttgttctcttaacGGATCTTTGTCTGTCAAACATCCAGCCACAACATGAGCAGCTGTAGCACGTCAACCAcgataggaataataataataaaatcaggcCTGCTTGCTCTGTCTTTCAACTCTTCCAAAACTACTCTGGCTCTTGGGCATTAGAGGATGAGAGGTACAAATCGAGGGGTGGCTTTTCCTACTTGCCATCACCTTGAATTAAAGTGCATTAGGTCCACTGCAAAGAAGCCGTTATGAGCTGGAAATCAGAGATGTCTCAGAGTCTAGATTTTCTAGGTTAATAAATATGAGCCTCAGGGGTTGGTAATGCTCACCTCAAATTACAACCTCCCAATTCTTCTTCTGGCTCAGATTTCAATCTCAGCGAAAGAATGATCCTCTACTcctggggtagccaatgtggcgcCTTGCAGGTGGTGCTGCACTATGACTCCCATTATCTCTGGCTGTCGGCCATGCCGACTGGGAGTGGAGacccaacaagatctggagggccaccccgTTAGCTGTGCTTGACTGCTAGTGTGCCCAGATGCAAAAAGAGGAGGGCGCTCCTCACATTTTTATACACTTTATCTCTAACTAATTCAAACATTAAATTACAAGGTTCTCTGAACCTTCagacttcctcccctccctcccatgggTTATTATATTAAAGGGTTAAGTTTTCTACATCTTATGCTTTATCCAACTATTATGTATCTCTGATTATCATAATCAATTTCACATTACAAATGTCATTACGCtaccaatgattttaactgtttacagtggggGGGGTTTTAAGTAAACTACAGATTTACTCCAGCCTCTAGCAAATACttgatcttcttggtttctgatcttccccgtcagtttcgccatttccgcatattccatcaatttcgtCTGcccttcttcctttgttggtggTTCTTCTTTCTATTTTTGGGCTAGTCGCATTCTTGCCGCTGCCGCCGTTGCATACATAAAACGTCTTTCCTTAAGGTTTAATAGGTGAAGAAATATCAAGAGaagataaaatacttttttaaaaaagagaatttcAGCTTAGGTGACAAACTACATTTGGCGAAATGCCCTCTTCTATCAAAATTGCAGGAGACCTGCCCTTTGTTTTTGCATCTAGACATACTAGCAGTGGAAGCTGAGATTTCAGCTGGCACAGCTTGCTATACAAGCTGAAGTTCTTTACACAACGCGtggttaaactctggaactcactcccacaggaggcagtgatggccaccaacgtggatggattttaaaaaggattgggcaaagtcatggaggagaagggcTATTAATGGCTTCGAGCcaaaatggctatgctctgcctccattgtcagaggcagtaatggttctgaaaaaccagttgctggaaaccacaggaggggagggtgttccTGTGCTTttggtcctgtttgcaggtttcccacaggcatctggttggccactgtaagaattaGATGAGGCTCTCCTCATGCTCTTATGTTCAGAGAAATTATTTCCTTTACACTGGCGTCTTTTGCACTTGGGCACCCTGTCTATTGTTGTAAGTCATTAACTGGCAGGGAACCAATTTTTAAATGGCTCTGGACCAAATATCCAAGTGTGGtgaaggggagagaagagaaagaggtgGAAAAGCGTGGCCCATTAGATGTGCTATTCCTGCCATGGTTAATcttattcagcagcagcagccattggGAGAATGgatccaggggcgtaggaagggggtgcaggggtgtgggctgccccgggtgtcatccttgaggggggtgacaaaatggcacaccttgggggggcggcacttaccgcggggcctggcctgcagcgcacccgagccacgagtctctcctgggagtgacacggtggcttggggccccacgctgcccaaaatggcagcatGGGGCTTGCATCCACCCCTGGGTGGATCGCCATGGCGTCTCCATGCACGGATTGCTACCTCCACCCTGTGGGCGATTCGCCCTGCCCCCGCCACTCCGGGTGCCAGAACAGCTAGCTATGTCCCTGAATGGACCTTGGGCTTAGGATTGTTGCAAGTctctttggttggttggttggtttaaacCAGGCTTTGCAACCCTGGCGCTCTAAAGAGGTTTTGGGCTTCAAAtccaatcagccccagcgagCACGTAGTCAAGCATATTTAGATggcaccagattggtgaaggctgatTTAGACAGAGAGCTGTCGCAATTTTCCTAAATTCTGCATGAGCGCAGCAGTTTCCAAGGCTTGCCTGGTGGCCCTGCTGCCCTTCTGTGCTGCCATTTGTACCAGTTCCTGTGCGAGACGAGCAGCAGCCATTGTCGGGGTGACTTTGGAGGTGACGACTTAAGCTGTGATCTCTGTTTGCACATAACTGTCAGCTCAGCAGCGAAAAAACATTTGGCTGCAAATCCATGAGCTGCTGTAGTGACGCATCGATTTGAGTGCCTGTTTGAGAAATGAATGAGTTGCTGGGGAAGCTTCCCAATGCTGAGATTCTCCAAACACTGCATGAGAAGGCCGGCTCCTTGCTTCTTCCGTGCAAAATATCTCAGGGAAGCAAGACATTTGACACCTAGTCATACAGCAGGGGACAAAGCATTATTTTAGCACGTGTGAAATTGTTGGCTGTGATTATcactcacaaccctgagagttGCCTGCTTTATCACCCAGCAAACTGTGGGCATTCCAGTTACCCATCTCTGTGTGTAGAAGCCTCAGGATCTTATTGTGAGCACAATAGAATTGTTGTTCTGGTaccattattattaaattcattGTTCCACCTTTCACCATCAGGTTACAGCCATTTAAAATTCAGTcataaaaaacagttaaaacagattacagttGCAGGAAGAGGGTGGCACCCTGAAAATGTGCATCTCAAGTGCCAAAGGCCAGGGTAAGAATTAGATGCAGAAAGAAATGTTGCTGTCTAGAAATGTTTAATTTAAGTGGCATGATGTTGATGTAAGTTGCAATGCGTTTGCAATAGGAGGAGGGTGTGTGTTCTGGAGGGGGTCACGTGAGAAGGTAGGAAGGGGGCAGGCTCCAGCTATGCACCTCTAAATTGGCTTGCTAGGGAGGTCTTCATGTTGCTAGAGGACCTCTCCTTTACCTGTGGGTTGGCAATCAGAAGTTGCGGGGAGAAAAATCAAGGTGGTAGATTTGGCACCAGGTAGGAATCCTTATGGCTTGGATCAGGACGGTCCTACTTTTCATACCAAGAGAGCAACACACTGCCTTGTTCTGCAGGATGAGGTGCAAGACCAAAACTTGGCACCCCCTTCCCATGTTGTCTTTCCAAAGGCAGCTGAGCgaggtgccaggctttgggaaggaggcatgaggctctggcagggtcctagagccctcccacctccttcccgaAGTTGGGAAAGTGcaaactaggctttgggaaggaggtaggaggacTGTCAGaaccctcacacctccttcccaaagcccagcaccttgcttacctggctttgggaaggcagggcAAGGGCTGCAggggccttcagatgtttccaagGGCCTCAAAAGAAGGCCTCAAGCATGTGTTGGAGTGCCCTGCCTTAGATGGAGAGAGGATGAATCAATTGATTTAATTGACCAAAAGAacaaagttgccttataccagacCAGACAAGTTTGTCCATTTAGTTCATTATTGTCATCTCTAGCATAGTCCTGACACAGACccgactcccttggaaggtggtggactctccttccttggaggcttttaagcaggtgttggatggccatctgtcatggatgctttagctgag harbors:
- the UBASH3B gene encoding ubiquitin-associated and SH3 domain-containing protein B isoform X1; this translates as MIARHQPATPRTMAAKEDLYSKVTPRRNRQPRTGTIKHGCSLDILLSMGFPKARAQKALASTGGRSVQAACDWLFSHVCDPFLDDPLPREYVLYLRPTGPLAQKLSDFWQQSKQLCGKNKAHNIFPHITLCQFFMCEDSKVEALCEALHATVTRWRCKFPIPLPLELYTSSNFIGLFVKEDSAEILKKFAADFAMEATSKADVHVEPHKKQLHVTLAYHFQASHLPTLEKLAQSIDVKLGCDWVAAIFSRDIRFANHETLQVIYPYAPQNDDELELVPGDFIFMSPVEQVTTSEGWIYGTSLATGCSGLLPENYITKADECGTWVFHGSYSILNATSSPSLLMFTDGVMDRRLQEDQGPGDTGPLTIFCQSMQPLRIANPPGPQKRCLFVCRHGERMDVVFGKYWLSQCFDAKGRYMRTNLNMPHSLPQRSGGFRDYEKDAPITVFGCTQARLVGEALLESNTVIHHIYCSPSLRCVQTAHYILKGLQQENNLKIRVEPGLFEWTKWVAGSSLPAWIPPVDLAAASLSVDTTYRPHIPVSKLGISESYDTYISRSYQVTKEILTECKAKGNNILIVAHASSLEACTCQLQGLSPQNSKDFVQMVRKIPYLGFCCCEELGETGLWQLTDPPILPLTHGPTGGFNWRETLLQE
- the UBASH3B gene encoding ubiquitin-associated and SH3 domain-containing protein B isoform X2, coding for MIARHQPATPRTMAAKEDLYSKVTPRRNRQPRTGTIKHGCSLDILLSMGFPKARAQKALASTGGRSVQAACDWLFSHVCDPFLDDPLPREYVLYLRPTGPLAQKLSDFWQQSKQLCGKNKAHNIFPHITLCQFFMCEDSKVEALCEALHATVTRWRCKFPIPLPLELYTSSNFIGLFVKEDSAEILKKFAADFAMEATSKADVHVEPHKKQLHVTLAYHFQASHLPTLEKLAQSIDVKLGCDWVAAIFSRDIRFANHETLQVIYPYAPQNDDELELVPGDFIFMSPVEQVTTSEGWIYGTSLATGCSGLLPENYITKADECGTWVFHGSYSILNATSSPSLLMFTDGVMDRRLQEDQGPGDTGPLTIFCQSMQPLRIANPPGPQKRCLFVCRHGERMDVVFGKYWLSQCFDAKGRYMRTNLNMPHSLPQRSGGFRDYEKDAPITVFGCTQARLVGEALLESNTVIHHIYCSPSLRCVQTAHYILKGLQQENNLKIRVEPGLFEWTKWVAGSSLPAWIPPVDLAAASLSVDTTYRPHIPVSKLGISESYDTYISRSYQVTKEILTECKAKDSILGVLLL